One window of bacterium genomic DNA carries:
- a CDS encoding cupredoxin domain-containing protein produces MKIRYWILIFALCLSPSLFLFSEPTTIEISCQKSFYTPDVIRVKKGEPVVLLVKATDVAHGFAIDEFNIAKEVAPGQPVKIEFTPDKAGEFIFYCVVRCGKKHLQMRGRLIVE; encoded by the coding sequence ATGAAAATCAGATACTGGATTCTCATTTTTGCGCTTTGTTTATCCCCTTCGCTCTTTCTTTTTTCAGAGCCAACAACTATCGAAATCAGTTGTCAAAAATCCTTTTATACGCCGGATGTGATTCGTGTTAAGAAAGGGGAGCCGGTTGTTTTGCTTGTAAAGGCAACGGATGTGGCGCACGGTTTTGCGATCGATGAGTTCAACATTGCAAAGGAAGTAGCCCCCGGCCAGCCCGTGAAAATAGAGTTCACGCCCGATAAGGCAGGAGAGTTCATCTTTTACTGCGTGGTCCGCTGCGGGAAAAAACACCTTCAAATGCGCGGGAGATTAATTGTCGAGTAG